From the Lysinibacillus fusiformis genome, the window GATAAAGCTGGTCAAAAAGGGACTGGGAAATGGACAAGCCTGCAATCCATAGATAATGGAATTCCTACATCAATTATTACGGAGGCCTTATTCGCCCGCTATATTTCATCATTAAAAGAGGAACGAATTCGAGCAGAGGCAATACTATCTGTACCAAATTACAATCAGCAAAATCTAGAGAAGGATGTCTGGATTGAATACGTTCGCCAAGCCTTATACATGGGGAAAATCTGTGCTTATGCGCAAGGATTTACACAATATAAAATGACATCTGAGCTTTATGAATGGCATTTACCACTAAAAGATATTGCATTAATTTTCCGTAGTGGTTGTATTATTCGAGCAGAATTTTTAAATGTTATTAGTGAAGCCTATCAAAAGCAACCTTCACTAGATAATTTATTAATTGATCCATACTTTGCAGAAAAGACGAAGGATTATCAAAATGGATTAAGAAAAATAGTTTGTGAAGGCATCCAAGCAGGAAATGCATTCCCTTGCTTAAGTGCTTCTCTCACATATTACGATAGTTATCGAACAGGTTCATCTAATGCTAATATGTTACAGGCACAACGTGATTATTTCGGTGCGCATACGTATGAGCGAATTGATGCAGAAGGTGTTTTCCATACAAATTGGTAAGTAAAAAGCTAAAATATACATCATTCCCTCAATGATTGTATATTTTAGCTTTTTTATTCTAGATAAACATGTACTCGATTACGTCCTGCTTGTTTTGCCGCATACAATGCTTTATCCGCATTGTTTAAAAGCTGATACAATGTCTCTTGTCCTGTTGTACCTTCAGCTACACCACAGCTAATGGTAGCACGAATTGCTCCCTCCGTAGTCATAAGCGGTTGGGATTCTACGCTATTGCAGAGCAAATTAGCTAATGCTTGTCCCTCTGATAATGTATGGTCCTTGAGCGCAAGAACAAATTCCTCACCGCCATACCGTGCAAACAGTTCTCCTTTTTTCAATACACTCTGACAAACCTTTACGACATGAACTAGTAATTGATCACCAATAGCATGCCCATACGTATCATTGACGTTTTTAAAATGATCGATGTCCATTAAAATGACAGTAAAAGCCGATGATGCTTCTCCTGCCTCGCTGTAAGCTTGATTACATTGTTGGAAAAAGGCTCGACGATTATTGATTTGTGTAAGTTCATCATAATAAGCCTGTTGTTCTAATTGTCTTTGTAGCTCCTTTAACTCTGTAATATCAGTGAAAATGAGTAATAATCCCTTACCATGATTAACATGCTGTAGTTCTGTAATGCGCACTTGATAAGTATGATTCGAAAGCACAATCTCGATGTCTTGCGTATTCACCGCTGCCTCCAATGTAAAGGGCATCGTTTGCCCAGTTACTTCAAGCCATGCTTTCCTAATGTCCCTACCAATCATGGATCTGGTTAGCTGAGGGAATACCTTGCTGCAGGCTTGGTTAAACTCTATTAATCGTTCAGATTCATCTAACACAATAACCCCATCATTGATACTATGAAATATTGCATCCTTGGCAACAGGCATCACCCTAAATAACCGTGAGGAATTAATAGACCATAAATACAAAAATGAAGAAGCCCATAATACCATAGGAACAGGATCAACCCCTTGAGGTGTTAAGCCCAATAAATAGATGAATGCTGTTATCATAGGAATAAGTTGACCACACATGAGGGCAATTAATTGTTGCCGATAGGCCTTAGTAGTCTCTTTCCAATGGATTAATACTAATAAAAAAGATACGAACATACAGCCAAAAGTAAACATGCCATGAATGATATACCATATGCCAATTTCCTGATAAACATATGGCGTCCCTAATACAGGATCTATTTCAAATACTCTATAATGAAAATGGTGAATGTCATTTGTAGCAACCATAATTAAGCTAATAAAAGGGATGGCAAGAAGGGCCATTATCTTTTTCCTTGTTAGACGAAAACCCAGGTATTGCATGATAAACAATAATCCGAGAGGCGTTGAAAAAGCCATACCTACATATTGGATGGCTGTCCAAACCTTGATGGTGCCCAATGTTGTAGCGATTAAACCAAAAGCAGAGGCAAAACAATATACCGCAATTAATGCGGTATAACTAATAAACAATTGAGCAATTTTTGTATAATTGTAGCGTTGTAGAAATACGTATAAACATAAATACAAATTTAGTACACCTGATGTACAGCTAAGAGTAATGAAAGCAGTCAATTGCGAATTCATGTCTATGTACCTCTTTAAATTTTTAATTTTAATGTAGCATACATATAAAATTTTGTGGATTTATTTATTGATTAAATTGCATCTAAAAGTGAATTTTTAAGGAGTAACGAATATGATCAATAAGGACAACGCAGAAATCATTTTCTTTTCTGATTCAGTTGAAAATCTAACCCACCCTTTTTATAATAAACAAATCGTTTTTACAGGCGCACTTTCCACCATGACACGTTCCGAAGCCGCCAAACAAGTAAAAGCTTATGGAGGGTATTTACAGGGAGCTG encodes:
- a CDS encoding histidine kinase N-terminal 7TM domain-containing diguanylate cyclase; its protein translation is MNSQLTAFITLSCTSGVLNLYLCLYVFLQRYNYTKIAQLFISYTALIAVYCFASAFGLIATTLGTIKVWTAIQYVGMAFSTPLGLLFIMQYLGFRLTRKKIMALLAIPFISLIMVATNDIHHFHYRVFEIDPVLGTPYVYQEIGIWYIIHGMFTFGCMFVSFLLVLIHWKETTKAYRQQLIALMCGQLIPMITAFIYLLGLTPQGVDPVPMVLWASSFLYLWSINSSRLFRVMPVAKDAIFHSINDGVIVLDESERLIEFNQACSKVFPQLTRSMIGRDIRKAWLEVTGQTMPFTLEAAVNTQDIEIVLSNHTYQVRITELQHVNHGKGLLLIFTDITELKELQRQLEQQAYYDELTQINNRRAFFQQCNQAYSEAGEASSAFTVILMDIDHFKNVNDTYGHAIGDQLLVHVVKVCQSVLKKGELFARYGGEEFVLALKDHTLSEGQALANLLCNSVESQPLMTTEGAIRATISCGVAEGTTGQETLYQLLNNADKALYAAKQAGRNRVHVYLE
- a CDS encoding BRCT domain-containing protein, with amino-acid sequence MINKDNAEIIFFSDSVENLTHPFYNKQIVFTGALSTMTRSEAAKQVKAYGGYLQGAVTQQTDFVILGDKRRGISAKQHKAEQLMSQGQDIQILIEDDFLWLISIPREIDK